aaccgtgcatcttggcgcttcacagttcagcgggcagcaacctcctttgaagaagaccgcagagcccacctcactgacaaaaggcaaaggaggaaaaacccaacacccaaccccaaccaaccaattttcccctgcaaccgctgcaactgtgtctgcctgtcccgcatcggacttgtcagtcagaaacgagcctgcagctgacgtggacatttaccccctccataaatcttcgtctgcgaagccaagccaaagaagattttttATGGGGAAGAACAGTTAGCGcagcagtgccagtgacctgggttcgaatctagcGATTTGAGGAGCTTGtatcttctccccgtgtctgcatgggtttcctcttcaTTACatatggagttgtaggttaattgggtgtaattggggggcacaggctcatgggctggaagggtctgttaccgtgctgcatatcTGAACAAGTAAATAGATTTTTCTAGTTTTACTTTCATTTAGCTATTATAGATCATTTTGCTATCTGCCATTGTTCTTTAAGGTATTTTTGCTAGTATTTAATGATGATTGTGTTGCTTTGAAAGGAATTTATATTGGATGGCGATGTCCTGATTACAAATGGGATTGCATTCGGGTTGGAATAAAATCAAAGTGCTTTTGTGGACATCTTCTTGCTGAACATGAGAAATTCACTGGTATGGAACAGCATTTCACACTTAAATTGATTATATctgttggaaaaatgttgagcaaCATCTCGCCGAAATCTGCCTTTTCTACTCGACTTTTGATCATCACATTTCTCAGCACAACAGTTGCTTGTGGAATTAAGTGTTAGGATTTGCATTCCTTTTCAATGATTAATTTGGTTTATTTGAACATAAGGCAATGAAGGAAATTATCATTCTTCAAAGCAGGGATTGATTATCTGATGCATAGGGTATAGAAGTTTTCCTTAGAATAATTCAACTGGAGAGGTTTTGGAGGGAAATACTTGATAGGGTTTCTTGTGATTACAAAACCTGTTAGTGGCAATCACAATTAAATGTCATCTCAAGCGACAGTCTGCCTGTCTCTTATGCTCATATTTAAGGAATAAATTATGTAGAAATTCAACTTTAGACTAAGAATATCGAACACTGAAACAGCTAAATCTAAAAACCTGAAGTTCAACTCTAGTCAATAATTAAATGGGCAGACTAGAGATATATACTAGAAAGACTTTATTGTCCAAAGTATTCAGAAATAAATTTTGTGGTTTATTTGAAACTTCAGTAAAATAAAAAAGTTAATAAAATGGCTTAACTTCTGTAATGAGTTTATCCAGTAATCTCCCAAAATCTCggacaataaaattgactcttAGTGGCCCCACTTCAGCAAGATTCAACACTCATTGAGTGATGCATCATGGTCTTCACTCAACAAGAGAATCTTATAGCAAGAGATAACAAACCTATTCTTTTGACCATGCCTGGAAAAGCTGAACTGCCAACAATGAATCCTCTTGAGCAACACTCTTGATAAAACAGCAAAGTCATTAGATTCCATCTGGAACACATCAGGTTGTTTCCTGCCAGATGTTTTGGTGACTAataatttttatttcttcttgACAGGTACTAGTGCTAGGGTGCCCTGTACAGCTATTGGTTGCCAGTGCAGAGCTTTTGCATTCATTCCTTCCCGTCCTGAAGATGTAGGTGAATTCTGGCTGAGAAAGCGAAGAAACTTTGACCCAAGCACCTGGAGAGCTAAGTGCCGTTGTAAACACAACCATGAGGAACACAGCACTGCAGGAAGTCATAAATGCAACATCAGTGGTATGCCAATGGATCTGAAAACATCCATACACATGTTGATTTGTATTCCAAAATAGTTTCCAGCGTTATTAGGgatgatcagaatttattgtcacaaacaagtcatgaaattctgtgttctGTGGCAGCATGACAGTGAaaaatattataaccatcttacaaaattactattaaaataaacaataataatgcatgaaaagtaaagcagtgtttttggttcattgattattcaggaatctgatggcaggggggaagaagctgtccttgtgctgctgactccttgtctttaggctcttgtactttttccctgatggtagcagagtgaagagggcatggctgggtggtgggggtctttgaggatagatgctgcttttttaagacaccacctcatgtagatgtgctcgatagtgcctgtgatgtcgcaggctgagttaaccaccctctgcagtttattcttgtcctgagagttggcgcatcTTTACGAGAAAAAGAATCATCTAAACTTGTTAATTTCCTTGATTAAGGGATTATATTAATGAAGTAGTGCTTTTAACAATAATAAGTTTTCATACAtgtctaaaattttaaatatatatacccAGAAGACAACAATAAATTGGATGCATTGGCTTGAGCTAAACAATAGCACCTTGATGTTAGCATaacataaaaatgcaagaaatagcAGGATTAGAAGCATTAGCCTTGACCTTGCTTACCCATTCATTGAGAACATAATGGTCCCTATTTTACcagcactatttccatttttcaaTATTCTATTAAAATCCAGAACATTCTACATAAATGGCCAAAACGAGCTAAAGTATGTGCATCAATTATATAGATGATTGAATGATTGATAAATGTGTAATATaagaaagagaagagaaaaatGTAGGGGAATGAAAAGGTGTTATGAATAAGATCAATTGATTTAATTGTCACATGACTAAACATTATTTTCATCTCCTGTTTATTATTGTCTGCCTATATAGCTTTGTCTCATGTTACAGCAATTAAGCCAAAGTAAAATCATTGCAATATGCATAATTTTTTCAATCATTATTTTCTCATTCAACGATAGTATTTTGTATAATGAACTATAGAGCATCTTATTTAATCTTACATTGATTTCAATAATTTATAGATTATTAAAATTTAACTGACTTCAAATGGTTATAACTTATCTGCCATTTCCTATAATCCCTTTCGATTCTAATGATCTCCTGCTTTTTTACTTCTTAAAATCTTTCTCAACAAGACTACATGGAATAGAGTGCAGTAGTCATATGCTCCATTTAACCCTTATTATTTCCACTTTTTAATCCAACTTTTTTCTAAGTTTAAGTGGTTAAATTTTGGCCTTACTGATTGCTAATACCACCCCTACCAAGAAAATGTTAAGAAAAGCAGCTAAAACAGCAGCAAAACCTCTGAAGGAGACCGTAGAGTCTGAAGAAGAAATGGGATTTCAATCTGAAGCTGAGTCAAGTGGCTAAAATGATGGCTGATCAATGACCACTTATGGAGCAATTAATGAAAAATATGCACCAATTCATGCCAAGTGTTCCCCCTCCTTTATATAACCAACTACTGTGGTATACTACTTGGCAAATTTGTATAACCAACTACTGTGGTATACtacttggcaaatttgtagatggtgttattgttataCTGAGctatacagtcataggtgtaaagtgagtagagcaggtggctaagaatgcagccctgtggtgctccagtactgatggagattgtggaggaggggTTCTTACAAATCTTCACTGAtagtgatctggaggtgaggaaatccatgatccaattacacagcggggtgttaactcccaggtcttggagtttgctgatcacttttgaggggatgatggtgttaaatgctgaactgtaatcgataaccaaggatctgattgtggaccaggaggaaatCATTTCTCATCGAGAGATTAGcagcggagagggtcaagaatttaaattcccgggtgtcaacatttctgaagatctgtcctggggccttcatgtcgatgcaatcatgaagtaggctcgccagcagctataattCATGGAGAGATTGAGGATATTTGATATGCCACCAAAGGCTCTCGAACATTTCTGCATGTGCACCATGGAAAGTATTTTGTttggatgcatcacagtctgatatggagatgccaatgaacCAGActagaaaaaactccagagagttaagTTGGCCAGTCTCATCACAgcgtcagtcttcactccattgaggacatctacaagaggcggtgtcttaagaaagcagcctctatccctcaaggacccccaacatccaggccatgccctcttcacagtgctatcattaggaaaaaggtacagaaacctgaagatgagcacccagcctcacaaggacagcttcttcccctttgttaTAATATCTTTGAATGGacattgaaccacagacactacctcactttatcttatttttgcataatttatttatttttgatatgtGACTTAAATCAATATAGTATTTGCAGtggaatgctgccacaaaacaatgaatattcatctcattaaattctattctgattctgattaaaaCCTTGGCAACTTTTTAcacatgtgtagtggaaagtgagctgaccggCTACATTATGGCCTGGCacaggggcaccaatacctctgagcgggaagtagtggacacagcccaggacatcataggcaaagtTTTCCCCAccttcgagaaaatctacatggaacgctgcgtcagagagcagcagcaatcaataaATATCCACTTTATGCGGGATATACTCTGTTctccctactgccatcaggaaaagggtacaAGTGCCACAAGTCTTGTACCACTAGATTcaggttgctacccctccaccatcagtctcctgaacaaaaaattcaatcagagactcatttatggattcttactttgcacattatttattagggAATATTCATGCTCTATaatgcagtttgtttgcacttccttcttgattaaaattctctcttttatttactcttttcttgagtacagtttctttattgcactaccgataagtagaaattctgcctggcccactctgacaataaatctgaactttgaactttttgaACTATGATGAAACAATGGAATGTTTCAATTACTCTTTGATGAAACAGATTCTATCCCCCTGCAATCAGGTAAAACTCTTTCTATTGGGACTGACAAATCTTCCTGCAAGGAAAATGGCCTCAACCCTGTAATTCAaacaattttaattttcataagtATATAAACCTAGcaatatttaaatgtaaaaaaacaaTTGTTACATaagacacaaaagtgttggagtaaACTGCATTAATATTATTTTAACTCTTGTGATCTCTCCATAGGTTGCCCCTGCCCAAGTTTTGACTCCAATTTCCTCTGTGCTGCGTGTGATAAACATTGGGAACAACATCAAACATTCTTTGAAACGGAAAAACATAGACAAGAAGCTGGGCTCCCATATGGTAAAAAGGTGGCAACAAAGCCATTCAATTTTGTTTATGTTTTCGAATATTATAGAGTGTCCATTTTAATTGACTTTAGGAGAGCCCATTTCACATAATGTGAAATAACGTGGAGGAATGACATGAAGCaactaattttttaaatcacaattaTTTGTTGAGTATAAGCATActattttcagaaaaaaataatataccaatgTGATAAAACTAAAGTTTTACAAAAGGCTCCCAGTTTGTAGGATTTGGACACTGTCAATCATCTTTAACGTGTAATGATACAATCTGAAGAGGAGGGTGCGGAATGGGATGTTGAAGTGAgcattaaatgaataaaaagggGATTCATGATGAGTGGATGGTAAGTATTGACTTGGTGGGCCAAACAGCCTGTTTCCTTGTTGTATGACCATGTTACCCATGATTCTACATGACAAACTTTTCACAGGTACCCAAAACACTTTGTTTTCTGGGCTAAGTTAAATATTAAGAACTAAGTAAAAACAGTTTAAGTACAGGACTATAGAACTAGCCCATGCCAGTCAGGAGGATGGATTTATTAGATGAAATAACAGTTTAAGGAAGGTCAATGAGTCGAAATATATAAGTTGGTTCAAGAGATATCTGGGAAAAGTAAGAATATAAGAAAAGTTCAGAAACTAGAAGACAATGAGCTCTGCCTGTGCTTGAATAGATGTAATTGTATGACCTGTTCACATACAGATCTCAAGGTGCTTTCCAGAAGGATTATTGAATAAAAATTTGACACTGGGCCATgtaaaaaaatacaaagaaatacattttaaagcACATTTTAAACACAGAAAGAGATGTAGAGGCACAGAGAGGTATATTAAACAAATTCCATAGTTTAACAGCTGAAGGCATTTTTGCAAATAAGGCAAATAATGAGGCAATTCAAATCAGGGTATCTCAGAATGAGAGAATGGGGGATCTGAGACCATATGTGGATTTGGAAACATACAAgaactgggactcaacatccctctctataattggattctgggcttcctaacagaaagatcacagtctgtctgggtcagtagcagattGTTGAGTACCATCACACTGAGTACTGGAACCTCATGGCTGTGTGGTCAGTCCGCTTCAGTTCATGCTACTGacacacaactgcatcaccagatcaagCTCCAACAGTGTGATCATTTGCTgttgttgacctcatcagcaacaacaatcaagtcaagtcaagattattgtcaactgattgtacaagtacaacctgatgaaacaccgttctccggtcctcaatgcaaaacatgcagacacaaaaccagacataacacacagacagacaaatgcaggacaagtattttatctataaaaataaatattgttttgtacaaattagagtcttggatggttagtgtgtgcagttcatttggtcgttcagcattctcactgctcatgggaagaacaaattcctcagtctggtggtattggctctgatattcctgtttctcttccccaacagaagcagctgaaagatgctgtgtgcagggtggaagagcatcttggcatcacagtgtggtatggttgctacagaaaaatggatcagagatcaatctacaggaccataagactggcagagtggatcactggagtctcctttccCCCcactgacatgatctactgggatcattgtctgcagagggtgtgcaaaattattggattccacacagcatctttcagctgctcccatcaggaaaaagacacaggagtatcagagccagcaccatgagtctgaggaacagcttcttcccatgggcagtgagactgatgaATGAACAAAGGGACTActcacactaatcatctgagactcttgtatttaaaaaacaatatttatttatttatttgattgtAGGAATACTtgtgctgcatatgtattgtttgtctggttgtgtgtctgcgtgttttgcaccgaggaccgaagaacgctgtttcatcaggttgtaactGTACAAtgagatgacagtaaacttgacttgacttgaattgtttattatcatgtgtgcagagatacaatgaaaagctttATGTAAGTGCCATATGGACAGTTCACAAAAAGTCACCACCCTCCAGCACCACTTGAATCCGTGACAAAGTACAGAAATCAGTAACAGGATTAATGATGAGGATTTAACTAAAACGTGTCAAGCAAATCACATTcaaaatttaaatcaaaattcATTGTCCCGTAACAGTCCTGGCTCATGTCTGGTCCCCTCTCTCCCTGATAGCACCGGTCTCCACTTCTCTGTCCAGTTGACTCCATTTTCCATCTCTCCTTATTTCAAGAAGTTTCTCAAAGTGTGACTTTTCAGCCATGCCTTTGTTCCCTATTTCTTcctatttcaaagttcaaagtttaaatttattgatggtgtacatacataacattgcatacaaccctgagattctttttcctgtgggccaggtagaatttctactta
This genomic window from Narcine bancroftii isolate sNarBan1 chromosome 3, sNarBan1.hap1, whole genome shotgun sequence contains:
- the LOC138756125 gene encoding protein FAM221B-like isoform X3; this translates as MPYQPSQSAQNNTALVPKGYTVKPIVPAKKAELISVAKAMHKEEFGTQVKELLDPEGEAALNALKTGIYIGWRCPDYKWDCIRVGIKSKCFCGHLLAEHEKFTGTSARVPCTAIGCQCRAFAFIPSRPEDVGEFWLRKRRNFDPSTWRAKCRCKHNHEEHSTAGSHKCNISGCPCPSFDSNFLCAACDKHWEQHQTFFETEKHRQEAGLPYGEAYLPFAEMRNLRNAVLTGNEEDDSAYLHIVSGTGSYSRLGPSSNSLPPDNTKGGF
- the LOC138756125 gene encoding protein FAM221B-like isoform X2, with translation MSSGQGLKAKAKKNSFVPSAGGQGSKQATAGSSTDSKAGPSHALMPYQPSQSAQNNTALVPKGYTVKPIVPAKKAELISVAKAMHKEEFGTQVKELLDPEGEAALNALKTGIYIGWRCPDYKWDCIRVGIKSKCFCGHLLAEHEKFTGTSARVPCTAIGCQCRAFAFIPSRPEDVGEFWLRKRRNFDPSTWRAKCRCKHNHEEHSTAGSHKCNISGCPCPSFDSNFLCAACDKHWEQHQTFFETEKHRQEAGLPYGKKVKPTCPLQRCGIYEMQC